In Sebastes umbrosus isolate fSebUmb1 chromosome 7, fSebUmb1.pri, whole genome shotgun sequence, the sequence AGTGACCACAGTTAAAGACTTAAACTCGCCATCAATCAGTGGGAATAATacagatattatattatattatattatattatatcatattatattatattataatataatatgatataatataatataataaatatatatatatctatctacatatatatatattatatcatattataatataatatgatataatataatataatataatataatataatatctgtATTATTCCCActgattatataatataatataatatgatataatataatataatataatataatataattaaaacaatttttttttaattttttgtttaaattaaacaaaaagaagacaaaacaaaaataagtatatatatatttcataacgccaaaaataatagataattgtataatatacagcatgttatttAAAATTTTATCTTAACTAAAATATAGCATTAccttaaacatatttatttcaacattcatcTTAAGTTTCTTTTGTAGAAAGTTGGCTACATCCATCCAGGACACTCTTGTATGTAATAGATAGGAAATATTCTCTTTTTCAAGTCCACAGAAATCACATTTATAATCAATATCCAGCTTGAATCTTTCTAACACAAGTTTTACCCGGTAAATTCTATATAATATCTTAAACGTCACTTCCTTAAGTTTGTTATTGATATAgtatttatcacacattttccaAGCTTTCTCCTGCTGTATATCCTCAAATGAGGAAGACCAAAACATCGAGATGAGGGGGCATAACTGAGTGTGTTCTCTTTCACTATATTAGTACCTCCAATATAAATATGTTCCACACAATCTTCTGAATTAAAAGGTTGATCAGCAATACCAGGGTTTTGTAGAAGTATAAGGAAACTTTCTGGTACACAGTGAGGAACTACATCAAGACAAGATGCAAAGTTACACATAATAACGTTCGGCCAATACTTTCAAAAATAAATCCAACTGAACAGACTGAAGCAATTAGAAACAAATTAGGAGAAATATTGATGAAATGATTATGTTTAAGACTCTTTAACCACAAGTCATGTTAGTATTAATGTTATAAGTATCTGTATGAACACCAGCTGAGGATGCATGCACAGCAGCTTTTAGTGTATTTCACTGAATCTTCCACTAGATGGAATCACCTCGCTACATCTCTTTGCTCAATGCTGAAATTACTTAATTTACTTCTTCAAATGAATAGTGCAGCAGTCGTTTTTTCTGCTGGTTGGGTGAGTTTACAGCACCTAACAGTTATAAGTCAGTGTGTAATACTGTTTATTAATGTGCTTCCAATATAAGTGAAGGGCGACAATATCCACCGCCCGTCGTTCTGTATTTCAACGTTTATCTGAAGCTAATATGAGGCTTTAGCAGTTCTCTCTGTTCCACAAATCAAGTGGGCATCATCCAAAATGAGATTAAATCAAACTAGTGAGGCCTCATATCAGCTTTGGAATATGTTTTTACACAGACAGGAGACTGTAGAGGAGTGTTTTATTGTTCTTATGGGTGCCTGACTATTGTTTTACAGACTTAATAAACTGTGAAACTTTCCTTTAAATCAAAGATGTGtcttttatgaagtatacttaagtaaagttcaattaagtatactttatgtagtaagtacactaatatcaatgtactagttgTATACTTGTACGtttactacttcaatacttcttgggactaattgtcccactttttagtttataaaagtatacttttaagtgtactttaagtgtaagaatagtacactttgagtacacaactagtttataTCTAAGTCTTaatttgtactgcaactatactataagtatactgatagtttactagttttatacttgtaagtgtactattTCAATACTTCTTAGGACTAAAtaggcccactttttagtttataaaagtatattttaagTGTAAGTACTGATATAgattactagttttatactgatagcccactttttagtttatgaaagtgcactttaaagaATACTCAGTGAActattagtttaatagtttttatactgcaagtatacttataTATACTTGTTGcctactttttagtttatgaaagtatactttaagtttaAGTATTGTACTGATAGTTTATAGTTTTATACTGATAGCCCACTTTTCAGTTGATGAACGTGCACTTAAAAGTATAtgcagtaaactactagttaaatcatttttatactacaagtatatttacttatacttttcttaagtatatcttgatcaaaagattaagtacaagtataagccaagtatacttagacttttctgtatacttgtcagtatgagccaagtatacttaagtataattttgttaagtactGTGTATCTTTGATGAgtatataaaaagtaaactgtaGGTAGACTCTcttgttttaaatttaaaagaagtatattaataacacacttgaataaacttctatttGGTAAGGGGACGTGTGCTGCAGGTTGATGGCGACCATGTAAACTACTACTCCTCCAGATGACACATCTGTTGTTTAAAACAAATGCAGTTTTCTCCATTgatatacacacaaaaatggAATTATGCACATAATTCtgaaaacagccaatcagagtgatttctctcaccgacgagctccgccgccgtTTTAACACGCTGAATCGTCCCAAAAAAACttcaacacgggcagactagagccaatgGTGCAGGACACACCGCAGAAACTAGaccaacagacgctcaccgacggcctcAAACTGTCcgactgtcggcttggtgtgtcagaaGCTTTAGACTCAGTGCTTCCTTTAAAATCATTTTATGTCTGTTTGGATGCAGCAAATAGCTGACCGTACTGTAAATGTCACGGCTACTTGAACTGGAGGCTTCCATGGGATTGATaatgctgctacagcgccacctattggccaaTTGGCACCAATTTGCTGTGGTTCAGCTTCAGCTTCAACACAACTCTGCTGTTTGATTTGTGGGCTATTTGAGGATAATTCAGAGAGACCCctcctcgcacacacacacacacacacacacgcatacacgtATGCACACACTTCCTTTAAACCCAAACCCATCCGTTCCCTCCTGAGCTACCCGTTAATCAGTAATTCTTCattttctctcccctctctctctctctctctctctctctctctaagccCGATACAAACCCTTTCCTGCTGCTGAATTCTTCCAAATCACTTCATTCACCCATCtctatccacacacacacacacacacacacacatacacacgcacacacacacacacacacacacacacacacacacacacacacacacacacacacgcacacacacacatgcacacacacacacacacacacacacacagggaagcCGCCCCTCACCCTCTCTCCCAGGACGATTCTAGTCCATTCCCATTGAGCTGCATTAGCATACAGATGTTCGACTGAAAAGGGAAAGCAGGGGAACACAAAGGGCCTGCATGAccaggaggggagggaggggtcgAGGGGCTGCACAGGGATGGCCCTTGGCCTTTTTAAggtcttacacacacacacacacacgcacacacacacgcacacacacatgcacacacccacagacaCAACCAAGGGTATTGAATGGTAAGTAGCCATGGGGGTTGTGGGAGTCTGCTCCTGCTTCACTCTACTGTTATTCATTCACCAGAGGGAAATCCTCAGCCTGCCCACGGCTgaatgccaacacacacacacacacacacacacacacacacacacaggcccccAACTGCCTCCTTTGCCTGTGCATCGAGacataatgcacacacacacatttagcctTCAAAAGTCTTGCTGTCTGTTGCTTctcaaatacaaatatttttgtttcatgtcatttttaagTGTAGGAGTTCcactatgtatatttatttatttagagttggaatcacaggaaaaaaatatatttttttgttttaaaagcaCCATAAAACAATGAATAACTTGGATTTAGTTGTTTAACGTTAGTATTTTAAGTCCGGTAAGGTGATTCGGGAGTGAGAGCAGTTTCAGTGCTTTGATTTGTTGTGGTAATGTAGGCAACTTACATTGGCAATCctgatcattttcatttaaataaatgtttgttaagtcactatctatagtaatacaatggtgattgagcagataagataagataagatcagaatataactttattaatcccgaaataaattcttgtgccagagattgctcaatattacaacaagttcaagtgtataaaataaaaagtactatttctagcaccagcgcctaatagaataacaataaagtaagatacatttagtaaaattggtaaataagataagtaaaataaaaaaggtaaagtaagtaatattgcacatgatggacattaatattgcactcaataaacagtgatattgcacatgagaatggaatggtgatggtgatgaaagcattgcaatatttatatgtTTGCAGTGTTAcgaactgggtgtctgtggcgacattcctggaaaacaatttttttttctccattgatatacacacaaaaaaggaaCTATGCACATAATTCTGAAATTTTGAAActcatttattaacaaaaagacTTCAGACTAATAGGCTGCATctgaaattccacactaacatgctattacatcttttagtacgctaaaacagtatgtaagatttattttgtgtttccaaaaccttagtatgacACCAAttgtacgcaaattgcatactatacAGTGAAatgtctgtctgcaagtcagtagacttgtccatgtttgtgattggtcatatgctgtaaacaccgccccgttcatgtgaacgcgctcacagccagatagagaaaccctgggttaatttaccgagttgataatcACCTTCGTAGGActgcttagcgggatctcggttgttagggttagtgaagccagataacgagaagataccctggctatgttgaactcgcttcgtagtacaggcctcaggaaTGAAATCTTAAAGATTACCACTTTAAGTAAAATTCAAActaaatttgatttattaaacGACCTCTCAGAGGGAcaaatagtactttttactcAATTATATTAATCTGAGAGCTGtatttactttgcagattaagatctgacataaaaacattatgatcagtttataaaatgcaaagtgttgttatagattaaactgcCCAACACTATATCAAATTaactccacctccaccacacacacacacacacacacacacacacagaggggaggACGTCAACTTCTGCTCCACTTTGTGTGAATAGATGGAAATCAGTCACAAGTATCTCTGTGCCCCATTGTGTGCCGAGAAGTCTTTGTTCGAGCATCTGTTGCCCAAACATTCTCCTCAGTGTCACTCACTCTAAATTGGTCTGTTCAGACGAGTTGCAACAAAACTCACTCCTCTTCCCACACggcacacaacacaacacacacacatcacataaacacacacacacacacacacacagaggggaggGCTGGGAGATTCCCTCAACGCAAGTAACAGAAAGAGTTAATCTTTGTTCCTTTTGTGCGTCAATGAGACACAGATGATCGTAAAGGCCCCAGAAGCAGTGGCAAGCATTTTAAAGTGATGCTCGTGGGAACGCTTCGCCAAAATAAAAGAGGAACATTTGGTTTATTCCATCACGTTAACCACAAAGAGGTCCATATCTTTTACAGCACTTACAAGAAATCTGACTCCAGTAGCTCATATTGTAGCTCAAAAAAAACCAAAATAAATTCTGTGTTTATTGAAGTTACTTATAGAGGAGCAAGTTGAGCAGGCCAAATGACAAGTTAAATTTGCACTGAAATCAAGCGTAAGAGTTTCATTCATCACTAAAACCTACACCTCTAATGTTCACCTCATATTCTGGATGTTCTTCTAtgtaatataaagatattttgTCAATAGTAGTTTTCTCTGCAGAAGGTATAACTGCCTTTAACTGCACTGCTTATCTAGCAAAGCTAATAGAGTCATGAGACACGATCTTGCAGAAAAcgaaataaaaatgtcagagcTAAGGAAAGTGTTTTTATAGAGTGAGCAGAGGGGGAGAGTGTTATATGCTTAAGCATGGACAGGGGATGTGAGGATACTACTGAAGACATAAAGCTTCAGTGTGGTTGATGTGGATTTAAATTAGAGCTGTTTATGTGGGAGAAGAGAGTGAAAGAGCTGACTGTCAGTCTTAAAGTGTTGGATTTCATTCTTTTCATTTATGTTGTATACTATTAAtacctttattttattgtttttttactcaTACTCCAGATAACAATGACCTAATTTAtaggaaaatatctaaaaacatCGTTGATTTAATCAAATCACTACCGAAACAAAAGTGTAATGAGATTCAAGACAGCGCTCATTTTTTGcaaagacttttattttgaaataaaagggGGACAAATATATTAAGATAAAGAGCTAGGATATCAACATAACCCATGGAATGTAAACAATAAATGCActtaaattatgtaaaaaaacaacaacacagtatCAAACACCACAATATAGGTTtcactttgaaaaacaaaagaaataaataagactTTTAAGTTaacaaaagttacaaaaaaacGGCTTGTTGCCAGGTTGGAGCTAACAATAAGCTACAGCAACAAGAAGCGTCTCTGGACTCTTCGGGCAGGTTGAGTTGATTTCATGACAAAAGCAAACAATCAAAACGTTGCCTGGTTTCATTTTGAACTCGCTTGATTTCACCCGCCGCTCAGAGAGGTAAGCTAGCGAGCTAGCGTGCAACAGAGGTCGACCTACAAACACATTGTCATCGAGGCAACTCTGATAGATAAAAATCAACTATAAACAAAGGTCACCTTTTcacctgtttgtttacatcacAAGAGAAGAAGATAGCACACAGGATTTCTTTTAAAAGGTAGGGATTACCACACACACCACGACCACAATGCAGCAGAAACAGTAACACTCTTCtctaacattaacatttttctttcttcttagtGTAACACACACTTTTATTGACCGCTGCTGACTCACACTGAGGCCGTGAGTGAGTGGTGAACCCCTCTTTCGCCACCGTTTTACTTtacaattggaaaaaaaaggttattgcAGTCAGAGGTGTGAGGCTGAATGGAGAGGAGAGTAGACTCACTGAATGCTCACACCAACAGCAGAAAGTAACGCTGATCGAGGACGTTGCAGATGCAGTATCCTCGGTAGCcgtgcttttaatgtgaaaaacccAGTGAGTCTTGATTTCTACCAGGCCTTTTAGCCAGTAAGGCAACATACGTACATATAGAATgccaaaatgtttttctcttcccccttttcctctcctctcctgcgaGCCTTCTTAAAGCTACTGGATAGTGTAAACCAAGCAGATGGACATCATGAATGCATAAGTAAAGCATAATTTCTCtggtataataataaaaaaaaaaatgcataaacacaatcaaacaaattatacaaaaagcaataaataaGTCTACAAAAGTGTTAAGCTATAAAATCCTAACACTGTACCTGTGGTGGGTTAAAGGCTAGGCTAGGTGTTAACAGTACTAGGAGGTTAGGGGAACTCTAACATCAACTTTGGTAACTAGAGAGTCAGTGGGTTGCCTACTTGTGCTATTTTTTCTTGCTAAGGCAGTTTAGCTGAATCCTTGCCAGGCAGTTCAAATGACTGACAAATACAATCAAGTGGCCGCAGCCATACAACCAATCAATTAACCAATCAGTGACAGCGTACAGTTATTATTAACCCTCTTACTCGTGGACAAGAGATTCATACAGTCGGAGAGCCCTAATATGACTGGAGAAGTGCTGCAGGCTGGCATCACTATAAACTGTTAAAGTAAGAaataaaatctgtaaaaaaacaacaatgctaattaacaaaaaaatggaTAGCACACCAGTCATACAGGGCAAACAGCAAAAATACGTCTTAAATCAAGGTTCAGGAAATTCTCACACAGAACTTCCAGCATATGGGCAAAATGCCGAGCAAAGTGAAGTACCCTCCAAGTATTCTCTAAAAATGGGTATACAACAGTATACAGCAGTAACAATGGCATAAAAGaacaaataacaataaaacaaaagtcaGCTAAAACTGGACGAACACTGAGCAGCGCTACAACTGCTTGGATGAGAAATGCAATATGCACAAAGTTAGGTACGTTTACCTGGCTGGATTTAGGGAGGAACGGAAAACCTAACGTTTTAATCCTTTGTGACTTTAAAATGTTTAGTTGTGATAGTGGAGTTTCTGTTTCATTAACACCCTATGTTGTGCAGAGATTACATGCGTCAAAGCTGCTATTTTTGCTGGACATAAAACCCAGATTCTCGTCACATAAGTGTTAAACAGTTAGACCATCTATCCCTGATTAAATTCAGCCCTACAGTAAAACCCTTCCCTACTCGTCTGTGACAGACAGCCGGCTGAAGATGGGCAGGCGTCGGCCCTCAAAGCTCGGCGACTCTGTGCCGCTGGAGGAAGAGCTgagggagcaggaggaggtgtAGCCTTCCTCAGAGAGGGAGTCGGCCGACGAGCAGCGCTGAAGGCCGGGGAGGCCGTTCAGGGAGACTGGCAGCTGCTGGGGGATGTGATAAGGGAGGTTTGGCTTTTTGGAGGTGAAAGTGGAGGTGGCACACCTGGGGCTGAGAGAATCGGTCACGGCATAGAATCGTAGAGACGAATCACCGCGGTCGCCCGCCAGGTCGGTGATGCCAGAGAAGGGGTAGGGACAATGCTTCAGCGCCCCTGGCTCAgggaagagaggggagaggagctctgggctccctgtggaggatggaggaggggagacggaggaggcccgggtgaagaggagagaggaaggcagCGACTCCTCAACTGGTTGGAAAGtctgaggagatgaggagaagcCTGCAAAGCTGACGCTGTGACGCAGCAGAGGCCTCATCTTCTGTCTCGGAGGAGGTGCGCCGCCGTTGCCACCAAGGATCTCATCGGCGTTGTGGATGAAGTGGCAGCGGGCGCCGTACGGGCAGAAGCCTATCGTGTGGAACGTGCGGCATGGCTCCGTCTTGTACTTGGGGTGCCTGCTGAGGCCTCTCAGCTCGTCCATGCCGTGGGCGAACTGGCACTTGGCGCCGTACTTGCAGGTCCCGCTTTCCTCGTAGGTACGGCAGAGTTCGGTCTTGTACCGGGTGGAGATGTGAGGTGAGGGCGCCGAGTCTCTGGAGACAGGAGATAGGGGAGCTATGGAGGGGAGAGAGGTGTTGCTGAGGCAGAAGCCTGGTGGAGGGAGCAGCAGTTTTGGGGACAGGTTAGCCATTTTGTCCTCTCTGCCTCCCAAGCTGCTGACGTTTCCCTCGATCATGCTGATCGAGCGGTCAACTCTGAAGGGGATGTGGCTGAGCGAGGAGCGGGGAAGCTGACTTTCACCGCTCCACCCCTGGTTGGAGGCCACGTTGAGCCCCCAGCCTGCTGAGTCGGTCAcctcagagctgctgctgtggtTGAACTTGGAGTTGGGGAGGGTCACGGGGCACAGCGAATGGCGGCGCTGGAAACCCAGGACTCTTTGACTGTGCTGCTGCCGTTGCAGCTGCGAGCCGGTAGGCGAGCCATCTGTCGCCTCCAGGCCGCGGAAATTCTGTCACACAAAAGGAGAAGAATAGATGTGAGCTTTCTGCATTCCTGGAGCGCTGGAGCGAGACTGGCAGGGCCAAGTCGAGCTGAAAGGagatttttaaagctgcagctaAAGCAACAAATTTACTTAAGAAGTGGGACTATGTTTTGTCTGGAGAATGTACTAAATTAGGCCTTAAGAGTACAACAGGTTCATGTTCAGATTCAtggaatgaaaaatgaaaaatttgAAATAGAAAAAGATGTGTTAAATCTGGGATTAACTGGATTGCAAAGTAAACGCATGCACGTGCAACATGAacaacacatgtttttttttaaacgccAAAAACATGAAACTACCAAGACTTTTCTTTcagtttttaatactttaaagatgttttttttaaaccaaacatTTGAGCCCTAGACCAAAAGCTGCAGTAGAAATGAAATTTACAGACTCTAGATTTTCCTccaaaaactgaaatgaattatTGCATTATTAATGAGGCCATATTCCTAAATAAAGTTGAGATGTATTCAAAGAAAACCACTTCATCTGTTAGTTAATAAGGCATTAGTCTTACaacttttcccacatgaagaatAATACTAGCATTGCCTTAGTTGAGAGTCATCATGGTAGTACTAGACAGTTAGATGTTGGCAGATATGTATAACAAGTTTAAATTGTCTTTGGTTGCTCTCACCTTAAAGAACTCCTCATCCAGTTCCAGGAAAGGTGTTAGAAAGTCGGAGGGCATGGTTGGCTCCACCGTCCTCGCTGAGTGAAGCTGGATGTCTGATCCCACAGTGGAGGAAGGCTGGGGAGGACAAAAAGTTTCTGGGTCCGAGGTGAAGGAAAAGTTGTCTTCTTGGGGCTGAGACGGCAGAGAAAAAGGTTTAAGGGCCTCGGGAAACCTCTGAAGGTTGTGTTAGGGGGAAGAGAAACTGCTTGTCCCAGGAGTTGAAAGAGTTTTTTGGGGAAGGGAAAGGGGAGAGAAGTAGTGAGGTCCGTTGAGAGGGAGACAGGGAGCTGGGAGGAACAGCAACGTGACCCTCGGAGGAAAGTTCCTCGACCATCTGTTGGAATCTGCTTAAATAGTTGGGGAAACCCacccacccacgcacacacccaCCCCCTGCCTGTGTTCTTCAGGGGGCAGggcagggagtgtgtgtgtgtgtgttaatgtgtgttaatgtgtgtgtgttgtggggtGGGAGTCCTGCATTGTAATGTTGTGCTGGGGGGCAGGGTGGGCACAGAAAGATGAGGAGGGAGCTGAATGAAGCTACTTTTCCACCCATTCATTACTGAATCCTTAAAGAtgcattcttctttttttaagcaGCCGTCCCCTCACTTTGTTCAGGATCGATACAGCTAAGCAGATAATGACAAGTGTTGCAAATACCAACACATTAACTGTCATTAGTGCAGCTAAAATGCAGCAAAGTATAAGTTGACAAACaagttttcttattttacatgAAAGGTTTATTCTTCCAAATGAATTTCAATGAAAGTGAGGAAATAAACATGCTATATGGGAGAATAACTGTGCAACCTGATCTTTACTTTTTGATATATTATTTGACATTAGAAGCTTGGACTCATTACAAGACTGCTTCTGGAAACTGACAATACAGTTGATATAAACACGTCCCAAATATCATTTCAACGATGGAATGTCTGTTTTCTCCACCATCCATTGAgtattcattaaaataatataattataccTGACTTCAACTGGATTTATTATTACTTAGGGTAACAACAGATAAAGAAATCTCATAAAAAACTGATACAGGAAGGACCGATTCAGCTTTACAGTTTCTATCTCAACTATGCTCCATTCTGTTTTTGCTCGTGTAATAatcttgcacatgttgaattttgcacatctacatttgcacatttactaactcaattctttttcttttttattaaagaacgaaacatagtatcttgcacactttgctaatgtatatagtgggttattctatgtttataatttagattttttttatgctagttgtagtagtcgtctatatttatagtgtattccaatattctttatattttatattttatggaTGGATATATTTCTCTAGTGCTGATATgtgcattttatttactgttccgTGCATTGtttggataacctgctgctgtaacacaatcattttccaatttgggatcaataaagtacatctacctacctatctatctatctatctacctacctacctatctatctatctatctatctatctatctacctacctacctacctatctatctatctatctacctacctacctatctatctatctatctatctatctatctatctatctatc encodes:
- the LOC119492141 gene encoding mRNA decay activator protein ZFP36L1, with the protein product MPSDFLTPFLELDEEFFKNFRGLEATDGSPTGSQLQRQQHSQRVLGFQRRHSLCPVTLPNSKFNHSSSSEVTDSAGWGLNVASNQGWSGESQLPRSSLSHIPFRVDRSISMIEGNVSSLGGREDKMANLSPKLLLPPPGFCLSNTSLPSIAPLSPVSRDSAPSPHISTRYKTELCRTYEESGTCKYGAKCQFAHGMDELRGLSRHPKYKTEPCRTFHTIGFCPYGARCHFIHNADEILGGNGGAPPPRQKMRPLLRHSVSFAGFSSSPQTFQPVEESLPSSLLFTRASSVSPPPSSTGSPELLSPLFPEPGALKHCPYPFSGITDLAGDRGDSSLRFYAVTDSLSPRCATSTFTSKKPNLPYHIPQQLPVSLNGLPGLQRCSSADSLSEEGYTSSCSLSSSSSGTESPSFEGRRLPIFSRLSVTDE